Proteins from a genomic interval of Kaistia defluvii:
- a CDS encoding glycosyltransferase family 4 protein, translating into MTEQPDDSHAREGAKLRIVHCFRSPVGGIFRHVRDLAEAQAAEGHSVGIVCDSSTGGAREEELIQALLPHLELGLHRTPMKRQVSPSDLLAFLRLFRRIKALNPDILHTHGAKGGVYGRGIGTLLRVFGSSVARIYCPHGGSLHYDAATRSGRLFFRIEHWLEKMTDALVFVSEYEARTYSQKVGPPRKPWRIVPNGIREEEFVPVATRPDAADFLYIGMMRDLKGTDVFIDALAQLRDRRGIAPTAKIVGDGPDKARYEAQVRRLGLEPTTRFHPAMATRTAFSMARIVVVPSRAESMPYVVLEAAAAARPIIATRVGGIPEIFAAEQQRLVAPGDVAALAEAMDRLLDQPSRAAAEAQRLREIVHPRFSIQHMTDVVSALYGDCRRQSETSGSRRPLF; encoded by the coding sequence ATGACCGAGCAGCCGGACGATTCTCATGCGCGCGAGGGCGCCAAGCTCAGGATCGTCCACTGCTTCCGGTCGCCGGTCGGCGGCATCTTCCGGCACGTCCGCGACCTCGCCGAGGCACAGGCAGCTGAAGGGCATAGCGTCGGCATCGTCTGCGACTCCTCGACAGGCGGCGCACGCGAGGAAGAACTGATCCAGGCCCTGCTGCCGCATCTCGAACTCGGGCTGCACCGGACGCCTATGAAGCGTCAGGTGTCGCCATCCGATCTCCTTGCCTTCCTGCGGCTGTTCCGCCGCATCAAGGCGCTCAATCCCGATATCCTGCATACGCACGGCGCCAAGGGCGGTGTGTATGGACGCGGTATCGGCACGCTCTTGCGGGTCTTTGGTTCCAGCGTGGCTCGCATCTACTGTCCGCATGGCGGCAGCCTGCACTATGACGCTGCGACGCGTTCTGGCCGGCTGTTCTTCCGCATCGAGCACTGGCTCGAGAAGATGACCGACGCGCTCGTCTTCGTCAGCGAATACGAGGCGCGCACCTACAGCCAGAAGGTCGGCCCTCCCCGCAAGCCCTGGCGGATCGTGCCCAACGGCATCCGGGAGGAGGAGTTCGTGCCGGTCGCCACCCGGCCGGATGCCGCTGATTTTCTCTATATCGGCATGATGCGCGACCTGAAGGGAACGGACGTCTTCATCGACGCCCTGGCGCAGCTGCGCGACCGGCGCGGCATCGCCCCCACAGCGAAGATCGTCGGCGACGGCCCCGACAAGGCGCGCTACGAGGCGCAGGTCCGGCGTCTCGGCCTCGAGCCGACCACCCGCTTCCACCCCGCTATGGCGACCCGCACCGCCTTCAGCATGGCGCGGATCGTCGTCGTGCCGTCGCGGGCGGAATCGATGCCTTATGTCGTGCTGGAAGCCGCCGCGGCGGCCCGGCCCATCATCGCGACGCGGGTCGGCGGGATTCCGGAAATCTTCGCGGCGGAACAGCAGCGCCTGGTGGCGCCCGGCGACGTTGCCGCGCTTGCGGAGGCGATGGACCGGCTGCTCGACCAACCATCCCGCGCGGCGGCCGAGGCGCAAAGGCTGCGCGAGATCGTCCATCCGCGGTTTTCGATCCAGCACATGACCGATGTCGTGAGCGCGCTCTATGGCGATTGCCGCCGGCAGTCCGAAACATCCGGCAGCCGGCGGCCTCTGTTTTAG
- a CDS encoding polysaccharide biosynthesis/export family protein, translating into MRFFLFVATLIGAALLGGCASPYPPQDPATYKALIAPYRLDSGDRLRVVVFGQADLTNSYTIDQAGYISMPLIGAVAARGRSTQEMEGDIAAKLRKGFVRNPDVSVEVDRYRPFFIMGEVTSAGQYPYVNGMTAQTAVAIAGGFSPRAQRADVDVTRQVNGKVTTIRLLPTQPIFPGDTVNVRERFF; encoded by the coding sequence ATGCGATTCTTTCTTTTCGTCGCGACCCTTATCGGCGCTGCCTTGCTCGGCGGCTGCGCCAGCCCCTACCCGCCCCAAGACCCTGCGACCTACAAGGCGCTGATCGCCCCCTATCGCCTCGATAGCGGTGATCGTCTGCGCGTCGTCGTCTTCGGTCAGGCCGATCTCACCAACAGCTACACCATCGATCAGGCCGGCTATATCTCGATGCCGTTGATCGGCGCGGTGGCAGCGCGCGGACGCAGCACGCAGGAAATGGAAGGCGACATCGCCGCCAAGCTGCGCAAGGGCTTCGTCCGCAATCCGGACGTATCCGTCGAAGTCGATCGCTATCGGCCGTTCTTCATCATGGGCGAGGTCACGAGCGCCGGCCAGTATCCCTATGTGAACGGCATGACGGCCCAGACGGCGGTCGCGATCGCCGGCGGCTTCTCGCCGCGCGCCCAGCGCGCCGATGTCGATGTCACGCGCCAAGTGAACGGAAAAGTCACCACTATCCGGCTATTGCCGACGCAGCCGATCTTCCCCGGCGATACCGTCAACGTGCGCGAGCGCTTCTTCTGA
- a CDS encoding GumC family protein has protein sequence MRALFGALLRALPWLLLVSILFAGALYIGLNFVTPRYTAETKILIESGESEITRAGAGADEIRSLLDSEGVASQVQLIGSRDLATTVVDSLGLASLKEFNKPRFLPSFDQMLVRMGLGRPVAEGPLEERVLQRFADRLDVFSIDKTRVITVGFSSTNPQLAAQVANAVADEYLALEREARRSTNADATRWLESQIADLRNKVTTAEGKVEAFRTEHGLFSGGQNNTSLAQQKLNDLNTELARLVAARSAAEAKAATVRKSLSSGTTPDVPDVRDSQLIQRLREQQVALRAQIAQMSATLLPAHPRLRELNAQLADLDAQVRREVTRILQSLEGEAATARAREADIGQDLTRAKAATGQTNNDEVELRALEREATAQRDLLESYLKRYREASSRQDGNYLPADARIISRAAVPLEPTFPKKLPITAAATIALLLLAIAIILIRELTSGRALRRISVEPPPLAPTAVPVEDRKRWNEATPEVVPTLVAAGPALGRGLSAEAQDSLNSIVDHIVDSKARRVLISMAGPDEAGRPLAAVALARALSRRGNRVLLIDLHADGADSKAMAAGERLPGLTDLFAGIASFAQVIFRDRRSRAHLIPHGLLEFGPEAAKGERFVSILEALDQTYDQILLDADSDMALQMAPQAGAVILVTEGNPDDAGTTSAVEAMKAATFAEVMVLIATAPSADEEDATPEAAVA, from the coding sequence ATGCGCGCGCTGTTTGGCGCGCTGCTGCGCGCTCTGCCCTGGCTGCTGCTCGTCTCCATTCTGTTTGCCGGCGCGCTCTATATCGGCCTGAACTTCGTGACGCCGCGCTATACGGCCGAAACGAAGATCCTGATCGAAAGCGGTGAATCGGAAATCACGCGTGCCGGCGCCGGCGCGGACGAGATAAGGTCGCTGCTCGATTCGGAGGGCGTCGCCAGTCAGGTCCAGCTCATCGGCTCGCGCGACCTCGCGACAACGGTGGTCGATTCGCTCGGCCTTGCCTCGCTCAAGGAATTCAACAAGCCGCGCTTCCTGCCCTCTTTCGACCAGATGCTGGTCCGGATGGGGCTGGGGCGGCCCGTCGCGGAGGGTCCGCTCGAAGAGCGCGTCTTGCAGCGCTTCGCGGACCGGCTGGACGTGTTCTCGATCGACAAGACCCGCGTCATCACGGTCGGGTTCTCGTCGACCAATCCGCAGCTCGCGGCCCAGGTCGCCAACGCGGTCGCGGACGAATATCTGGCGCTGGAACGCGAGGCGCGCCGTTCGACCAATGCCGACGCCACGCGCTGGCTCGAATCGCAGATCGCCGATCTGCGTAACAAGGTCACGACGGCCGAGGGCAAGGTCGAGGCGTTCCGCACCGAGCACGGCCTGTTTTCCGGCGGGCAGAACAACACCTCGCTGGCGCAACAGAAGCTGAACGACCTCAACACCGAGCTGGCGCGACTGGTCGCAGCCCGTTCCGCCGCCGAAGCGAAGGCGGCGACGGTCCGCAAGAGCCTGAGCAGCGGCACCACGCCCGACGTGCCCGATGTCCGTGACTCGCAGCTGATCCAGCGCCTGCGCGAACAGCAGGTAGCGCTCCGGGCGCAGATCGCGCAGATGTCGGCGACGCTGCTGCCGGCGCATCCCCGCCTCCGGGAATTGAACGCCCAGCTTGCCGACCTCGACGCGCAGGTGCGTCGCGAGGTGACGCGGATCCTGCAGAGCCTTGAAGGCGAGGCGGCGACAGCGCGGGCCCGTGAGGCGGATATCGGCCAGGATCTGACGCGCGCCAAGGCGGCGACTGGCCAGACCAACAATGATGAAGTGGAACTGCGGGCGCTGGAGCGGGAAGCCACGGCGCAGCGCGATCTGCTGGAAAGCTACCTGAAGCGCTACCGCGAAGCGTCGTCGCGCCAGGACGGCAACTACCTGCCGGCCGACGCTCGCATCATCTCGCGCGCCGCCGTGCCGCTGGAGCCGACCTTCCCGAAGAAGCTGCCGATCACGGCGGCGGCGACCATCGCACTGCTGCTGCTTGCCATCGCCATCATCCTGATCCGCGAACTGACCTCGGGCAGGGCGCTGCGCCGGATTTCGGTGGAGCCGCCGCCACTCGCGCCCACCGCCGTACCGGTCGAGGACCGGAAGCGCTGGAACGAAGCGACCCCGGAGGTCGTGCCGACCCTGGTCGCGGCCGGACCGGCTCTTGGACGCGGCTTGAGCGCCGAGGCGCAGGATTCTCTGAACTCGATCGTCGACCACATCGTCGACTCGAAAGCCCGCCGGGTGCTGATCTCGATGGCAGGGCCGGATGAGGCGGGGCGGCCTCTGGCCGCCGTGGCCCTTGCCCGCGCTTTGTCGCGCCGGGGCAACCGCGTGCTGCTGATCGATCTTCATGCCGATGGCGCCGACAGCAAGGCAATGGCGGCGGGCGAGCGCCTGCCGGGCCTCACCGACCTTTTCGCGGGCATCGCTTCGTTCGCGCAGGTCATCTTCCGCGACCGCCGTTCCCGCGCCCATCTCATTCCGCACGGATTGCTGGAGTTCGGGCCCGAGGCGGCCAAGGGCGAGCGTTTCGTCAGCATCCTCGAAGCGCTCGATCAGACCTATGACCAGATCCTGCTCGATGCCGACTCTGACATGGCGTTGCAGATGGCGCCCCAGGCGGGCGCAGTGATCCTCGTCACCGAAGGCAACCCCGACGATGCAGGCACGACAAGCGCCGTGGAGGCGATGAAGGCGGCAACCTTCGCCGAGGTGATGGTGCTGATCGCCACGGCGCCCTCCGCCGACGAGGAGGATGCGACGCCCGAGGCTGCCGTCGCCTGA
- a CDS encoding GNAT family N-acetyltransferase → MDGSDAQAPAGGIAVANLKIAVHASPREIAEDWRALEHALPVSVYQSFDWIDCWTETATAPQGIRPAIVSIRHGTRLVAILPLGIERAGPLRVARFLGGDHANIRMGLFDPAFATSLDGQSTGDLLRTVAGRIRGVDLFDLDAQPIAWADIPNPLAVHTDATPARCDVGMMRLEADFAAVLRAHRGAKKAKKRRWQANTLEPVGGFTLRRAASQEEALSILDTYFAQKAAWFRSQGIADSFAEPGVADFFRALVRRRWSGDESALIELDALEFDGGIRAILGSGTQSGRLSGYFMSVSDDDWRRVSPGELMLYEVIAASCARGLQELDLGRGDERYKASWLDINEPHVRAIVPVTQAGRAAAALLRLADRTERAVRGNPRLWKLAKTIRRWRGRDEKMPADAD, encoded by the coding sequence ATGGACGGATCAGACGCGCAGGCGCCGGCGGGCGGTATCGCGGTTGCGAATCTCAAGATCGCCGTCCACGCCTCGCCGCGCGAAATCGCGGAGGACTGGCGCGCGCTGGAACACGCCCTGCCCGTCTCCGTCTACCAGAGTTTCGACTGGATCGACTGCTGGACCGAGACGGCCACCGCACCGCAAGGCATCCGGCCTGCCATCGTCTCGATCCGCCATGGAACTCGCCTTGTCGCGATCCTGCCGCTCGGCATCGAGCGTGCCGGCCCGCTGCGGGTCGCGCGCTTCCTGGGCGGCGACCATGCCAACATCCGCATGGGCCTGTTCGACCCCGCTTTCGCCACCTCGCTCGACGGCCAATCGACTGGCGATCTGTTGCGCACGGTCGCGGGCCGAATCCGGGGCGTCGACCTTTTCGATCTCGACGCCCAGCCGATCGCATGGGCGGACATTCCGAACCCGCTCGCGGTGCACACGGATGCGACCCCGGCCCGGTGCGACGTCGGCATGATGCGGCTGGAGGCGGATTTCGCCGCAGTCCTCAGGGCGCATAGGGGCGCCAAGAAGGCCAAGAAGCGCCGGTGGCAGGCCAACACGCTGGAGCCTGTGGGAGGATTCACGCTGCGCCGCGCGGCATCGCAGGAAGAAGCGCTGTCGATCCTCGACACCTATTTCGCGCAGAAGGCGGCCTGGTTCCGCAGCCAGGGGATCGCCGACAGCTTTGCCGAGCCCGGCGTTGCGGACTTCTTCCGCGCGCTTGTCAGGCGACGCTGGAGCGGTGACGAAAGCGCGCTGATCGAGCTCGACGCGCTGGAATTCGATGGCGGCATCCGCGCGATCCTTGGCAGCGGGACGCAGTCCGGACGCCTGAGCGGCTATTTCATGTCGGTCTCCGACGATGATTGGCGTCGTGTCAGCCCCGGCGAATTGATGCTCTATGAAGTCATCGCCGCCAGTTGCGCACGCGGCCTCCAGGAGCTCGATCTCGGCCGCGGCGACGAGCGCTACAAGGCCTCCTGGCTCGACATCAACGAGCCGCATGTTCGCGCCATCGTTCCGGTGACGCAGGCCGGTCGTGCCGCCGCAGCCTTGCTACGCCTCGCCGACAGGACCGAGCGCGCGGTTCGCGGCAATCCGAGACTGTGGAAGCTGGCCAAGACGATCCGGCGCTGGCGCGGACGAGACGAGAAAATGCCCGCCGACGCCGACTGA
- a CDS encoding polysaccharide deacetylase family protein, with protein MHGLKTTGYKAGLNALYWSGAHWFFAPHVRGAGAILMFHHVRAAGGSRFQPNAHLEVTPGFLGQVVERITARGLDIVDLDEASRRLADPGARRFVVLTFDDGYRNNFTEAYPVLKALRAPFTVYVATGLIDRTAVPWWEVMVSLVEQTPRLKMRIGDRVFDLPTATLSEKRGAARTLALELCSVAEDAQRDAIDHAAAVYGVDTQQMLAREMMDWDEVRALAADPLVTIGAHTVGHYALARLERGRALREMDQSRDRIEAMTGLRPRHFAYPYGSHRTVGEREFDLASELGFTTAVTTRRGVLGPETRLTALPRISMNGHYQSTRYLDLLLSGVPIALERRIRGWVGRPASSSAR; from the coding sequence ATGCATGGTCTGAAGACTACCGGCTACAAGGCGGGCCTGAACGCACTCTACTGGAGCGGCGCGCACTGGTTTTTTGCGCCCCATGTCCGCGGGGCGGGCGCCATCCTGATGTTTCATCATGTGCGGGCAGCCGGCGGCTCGCGCTTCCAGCCCAACGCCCATCTCGAAGTGACGCCCGGCTTTCTTGGGCAGGTAGTGGAGCGCATCACGGCGCGCGGGCTGGACATCGTCGATCTCGACGAGGCGAGCCGACGCCTGGCAGATCCGGGCGCCAGGCGTTTCGTGGTCCTCACCTTCGACGACGGCTATCGCAACAATTTCACCGAGGCCTATCCTGTCCTGAAGGCGCTCCGGGCGCCTTTCACCGTCTATGTGGCGACGGGCCTGATCGATCGTACCGCCGTGCCCTGGTGGGAGGTCATGGTCTCGCTGGTCGAGCAGACGCCGCGGCTCAAAATGCGCATCGGCGATCGGGTCTTCGATCTGCCGACCGCGACGCTTTCGGAGAAGAGGGGCGCTGCGCGAACACTGGCGCTGGAGCTTTGCAGCGTCGCGGAAGACGCCCAGCGCGACGCCATCGATCACGCCGCTGCCGTCTATGGCGTCGACACCCAGCAGATGCTGGCCCGCGAGATGATGGACTGGGACGAGGTGAGGGCGCTGGCCGCCGACCCGCTGGTCACGATCGGCGCCCACACGGTGGGCCACTATGCGCTCGCCCGGTTGGAGCGCGGGCGCGCCCTGCGGGAGATGGACCAAAGCCGGGATCGGATCGAGGCGATGACCGGCCTCCGGCCTCGTCATTTCGCCTATCCCTATGGCTCGCACCGCACGGTCGGCGAGCGGGAATTCGATTTGGCGTCGGAACTGGGCTTTACCACCGCCGTGACGACCCGGCGCGGCGTGCTGGGGCCCGAAACCCGACTGACCGCCTTGCCGCGCATCTCGATGAACGGGCACTACCAGTCCACGCGCTATCTGGACCTGCTGCTCTCCGGCGTGCCGATCGCGCTCGAGCGCCGGATCCGTGGCTGGGTCGGAAGGCCGGCTAGTTCTTCGGCGCGATAG
- a CDS encoding DUF2842 domain-containing protein: MPIRLRKFIGMIALVVLVIVYAFVAMVIAQLKLPEAPRWAQMLYYVVVGLAWIFPAGAIIAWMQKPIAPKN; encoded by the coding sequence ATGCCCATCCGGCTCCGCAAATTCATCGGCATGATCGCGCTTGTCGTCCTCGTGATCGTCTATGCCTTCGTCGCCATGGTGATCGCTCAGCTGAAGCTGCCGGAAGCGCCGCGCTGGGCCCAGATGCTCTACTACGTCGTCGTCGGCCTTGCCTGGATCTTCCCGGCCGGCGCCATCATCGCGTGGATGCAGAAGCCTATCGCGCCGAAGAACTAG
- a CDS encoding COX15/CtaA family protein, with amino-acid sequence MAMDGLATKTTAGQAPVRDRQQDRALIRLWLGAVILMVIAMIVVGGATRLTGSGLSITEWKPIHGVIPPIGDVEWQEEFAKYQQIPQYEIVNKGMTVDEFKQIFWWEWGHRLLGRLIGVVFFVPFVLLWMTGRIERRLVPRLLGLFALGGLQGAIGWWMVTSGLVNRISVSQYRLAIHLIIACFILGAAVWISRGLVPDRGENRKNSAPLKGMATFLVVVVFLQIFLGGLVAGLKAGLTYNTWPLMAGNIIPSGVFDYDPAWRSVFEDVMTVQFDHRVVAYLLFIAAMIHAFQAWKLVPRTPAARRARHLALLVTAQAGIGIATLVAVVPLDLALLHQFGAAVVLWAAVAHRRALNEPTPITA; translated from the coding sequence ATGGCGATGGACGGTTTGGCGACGAAGACGACGGCTGGGCAGGCACCCGTGCGGGACAGGCAGCAGGATCGCGCTCTGATCCGCCTCTGGCTCGGCGCCGTGATCCTGATGGTCATCGCCATGATCGTCGTCGGCGGCGCGACCCGCCTCACCGGCTCCGGCCTGTCCATCACCGAATGGAAGCCGATTCACGGCGTGATTCCGCCGATCGGCGACGTCGAGTGGCAGGAAGAGTTCGCCAAGTACCAGCAGATTCCGCAATACGAGATCGTCAACAAGGGCATGACGGTCGACGAGTTCAAGCAGATCTTCTGGTGGGAGTGGGGCCACCGCCTGCTCGGCCGCCTGATCGGCGTGGTCTTCTTCGTCCCGTTCGTGCTGCTCTGGATGACCGGTCGGATCGAGCGTCGCCTGGTTCCCCGCCTGCTCGGCCTGTTCGCGCTGGGCGGGCTTCAGGGCGCGATCGGCTGGTGGATGGTCACCAGCGGTCTCGTGAACCGCATCAGCGTTAGCCAGTATCGGCTCGCGATCCATCTCATCATTGCCTGCTTCATCCTTGGCGCCGCCGTCTGGATCAGCCGTGGGCTGGTGCCGGATCGGGGCGAGAATCGCAAGAACTCCGCGCCGCTCAAGGGCATGGCGACATTTCTTGTCGTGGTGGTCTTTCTCCAGATCTTCCTGGGCGGTCTCGTCGCCGGCCTGAAGGCCGGCCTGACCTACAACACCTGGCCGCTGATGGCCGGCAACATCATCCCGAGCGGCGTGTTTGACTATGATCCCGCCTGGAGGAGCGTCTTCGAGGACGTGATGACGGTGCAGTTCGACCACCGCGTTGTCGCCTATCTGCTGTTCATCGCCGCCATGATCCATGCCTTCCAGGCCTGGAAGCTGGTGCCGCGTACGCCCGCCGCGCGCCGGGCACGGCATCTGGCCCTGCTGGTGACCGCGCAGGCCGGCATCGGCATCGCGACCCTGGTCGCCGTCGTGCCGCTGGACCTGGCGCTACTGCACCAGTTCGGCGCTGCCGTTGTGCTGTGGGCTGCCGTGGCCCACCGCCGCGCGCTCAATGAGCCGACGCCGATCACGGCGTAA